The proteins below come from a single Agrococcus beijingensis genomic window:
- a CDS encoding ATP-dependent Clp protease ATP-binding subunit yields the protein MAAIYGPVGDGSYEDFIARILQGQRAPAHRSIDLSRLVSRRMGSVIATAVEYAREHKHAEVDAMHLLHALLELPQVVGAVHGAGADLEALRSTVEDHLPADGEREVEGPPSLTASAQRALRDAYQLARANGSSYIDPEHLFFAFLLAGDSAVNRVLTEAGITQESLQRAQVEAQREAAEQRAIAAGKPSSKVDPDSTTPTLDEFGSDLTQRARDGKLDPVIGRADEIEQTIEILSRRTKNNPVLIGEAGVGKTAIVEGLARAIVEGGVPKSLHGKRVVALDLTAMVAGTRFRGDFEERITKAMDEITEHKDELIVFIDELHSILGAGGGGDSGMDAANILKPRLARGELHMIGATTLAEFRRIEKDAALTRRFQPVLVSEPSEEDAVLILEGLKSAYEEHHRVSYSPQAIRAAVELSHRYISDRFLPDKAIDLIDQAGARLRLRLGAKVDVDALAKEREHLLDEKRQAVEAEEFEEATRLRDRIAAIDASIESGSGDDGEVGEEEIAEVVARATGIPASRLTEGDRQRLGRLEEELHERVVGQEDAVTAVAKAVRRSRSGLGDAGRPIGSFLFLGPTGVGKTELAKTLASSLFGSESALVRFDMSEFGERHTVARLIGAPPGYVGYDEAGQLTEKVRRQPYSVVLLDEIEKAHPDVFNLLLQVLEDGRLTDGQGRTVDFRNTVVIMTSNVGGEFLASKSGPIGFQAGDGAGSQEELRAKVMGRLREQMRPELINRIDEIVLFQKLEPEQLRQIVTLLLDRVGDRLAAQDVKLDVTDAALAWLAEHGYEPEYGARPLRRLIQREVEDRVADLIVGGLETGTVRVDVDDAQLRVTAVDEQPTVAM from the coding sequence ATGGCAGCCATCTACGGACCGGTCGGCGATGGATCGTACGAGGACTTCATCGCCCGGATCCTGCAGGGGCAGCGCGCGCCCGCGCACCGCTCCATCGATCTCTCGCGCCTCGTCTCGCGCCGCATGGGATCGGTCATCGCGACCGCTGTGGAGTACGCGCGCGAGCACAAGCACGCCGAGGTCGACGCGATGCACCTGCTGCACGCGCTGCTCGAGCTGCCGCAGGTCGTCGGCGCCGTCCACGGCGCCGGCGCCGACCTCGAGGCGCTCCGCTCGACGGTCGAGGATCACCTCCCGGCCGACGGCGAACGCGAGGTCGAAGGACCGCCGTCACTCACCGCATCCGCCCAGCGCGCTCTGCGCGACGCCTACCAGCTGGCGCGCGCCAACGGCTCGAGCTACATCGACCCCGAGCACCTGTTCTTCGCCTTCCTGCTCGCCGGCGACAGCGCCGTCAACCGCGTGCTCACCGAGGCGGGCATCACGCAGGAGTCGCTGCAGCGCGCCCAGGTCGAGGCGCAGCGCGAGGCTGCCGAGCAGCGCGCGATCGCGGCCGGCAAGCCCAGCAGCAAGGTCGACCCCGACTCGACCACGCCGACGCTCGACGAGTTCGGCTCCGACCTCACGCAGCGCGCCCGCGACGGCAAGCTCGATCCCGTGATCGGCCGCGCCGACGAGATCGAGCAGACCATCGAGATCCTCTCCCGCCGCACCAAGAACAACCCGGTGCTGATCGGCGAGGCCGGCGTCGGCAAGACCGCCATCGTCGAGGGGCTCGCCCGCGCGATCGTCGAGGGCGGCGTGCCGAAGTCGCTGCACGGCAAGCGCGTCGTGGCGCTCGACCTCACGGCCATGGTCGCCGGCACGCGCTTCCGCGGCGACTTCGAGGAGCGCATCACCAAGGCGATGGACGAGATCACCGAGCACAAGGACGAGCTGATCGTCTTCATCGACGAGCTGCACTCGATCCTCGGCGCCGGCGGTGGCGGCGACAGCGGCATGGACGCAGCGAACATCCTCAAGCCCCGCCTCGCCCGCGGCGAGCTGCACATGATCGGCGCGACCACGCTCGCCGAGTTCCGCCGCATCGAGAAGGATGCCGCGCTCACCCGCCGCTTCCAGCCGGTGCTGGTGTCGGAGCCGAGCGAGGAGGACGCCGTGCTGATCCTCGAGGGGCTGAAGAGCGCCTACGAGGAGCACCACCGCGTCTCGTACTCGCCCCAGGCGATCCGCGCCGCCGTCGAGCTGTCGCACCGGTACATCAGCGACCGCTTCCTGCCCGACAAGGCGATCGACCTGATCGACCAGGCCGGTGCGCGCCTGCGCCTGCGGCTCGGCGCGAAGGTCGATGTGGATGCGCTGGCGAAGGAGCGCGAGCACCTCCTGGACGAGAAGCGGCAGGCCGTCGAGGCCGAGGAGTTCGAGGAGGCGACGCGCCTGCGCGACCGGATCGCCGCCATCGACGCGTCGATCGAGTCGGGCTCCGGCGATGACGGCGAGGTCGGCGAGGAGGAGATCGCCGAGGTGGTCGCGCGGGCGACCGGCATCCCCGCGTCGCGCCTCACCGAGGGCGACCGGCAGCGGCTGGGCCGCCTCGAGGAGGAGCTGCACGAGCGCGTCGTCGGTCAGGAGGATGCGGTCACGGCAGTCGCGAAGGCCGTGCGGCGCTCGCGGTCGGGGCTCGGCGACGCCGGCCGCCCGATCGGCTCGTTCCTGTTCCTCGGCCCGACCGGCGTCGGCAAGACCGAGCTGGCGAAGACGCTCGCGTCGAGCCTGTTCGGCTCGGAGTCGGCGCTGGTGCGCTTCGACATGTCGGAGTTCGGCGAGCGCCACACGGTCGCACGCCTGATCGGCGCCCCTCCCGGCTACGTCGGCTACGACGAGGCCGGTCAGCTCACCGAGAAGGTGCGCCGCCAGCCCTACTCGGTGGTGCTGCTGGACGAGATCGAGAAGGCGCACCCCGACGTCTTCAACCTGCTGCTGCAGGTGCTCGAGGACGGCCGCCTCACCGACGGCCAGGGCCGCACGGTCGACTTCCGCAACACGGTCGTGATCATGACCTCGAACGTCGGCGGCGAGTTCCTCGCGTCGAAGTCGGGCCCCATCGGCTTCCAGGCCGGCGACGGCGCGGGCTCCCAGGAGGAGCTGCGCGCGAAGGTGATGGGCAGGCTGCGCGAGCAGATGCGCCCCGAGCTGATCAACCGCATCGACGAGATCGTGCTGTTCCAGAAGCTCGAGCCCGAGCAGCTGCGGCAGATCGTCACGCTGCTGCTCGACCGCGTGGGCGACCGGCTCGCGGCGCAGGACGTGAAGCTCGACGTGACGGATGCGGCGCTCGCGTGGCTCGCGGAGCACGGCTACGAGCCCGAGTACGGCGCGCGGCCGCTGCGCAGGCTCATCCAGCGCGAGGTCGAGGATCGG
- a CDS encoding iron chaperone, giving the protein MATEDDGTLSAEERKALKERTAELRKQASRKGGNKKEKDLQDVVDTIAALPEPDKQIAQMIHEVVTEVAPSLDPKTWYGFPAYARDGKVLVFYQQASKFDARYGTLGFQDNASLDDGPMWPASFAIVEVTDAVRKQVGELVKKAVG; this is encoded by the coding sequence ATGGCCACCGAAGACGACGGCACCCTCTCCGCCGAGGAGCGCAAGGCGCTCAAGGAGCGCACCGCAGAGCTGCGCAAGCAGGCGAGCCGCAAGGGCGGCAACAAGAAGGAGAAGGATCTGCAGGACGTGGTCGACACGATCGCCGCCCTGCCCGAGCCCGACAAGCAGATCGCGCAGATGATCCACGAGGTGGTCACCGAGGTCGCCCCGAGCCTCGACCCGAAGACGTGGTACGGCTTCCCCGCCTACGCCCGCGACGGCAAGGTGCTCGTCTTCTACCAGCAGGCCTCGAAGTTCGACGCGCGCTACGGCACCCTCGGGTTCCAGGACAACGCGTCGCTCGACGACGGCCCGATGTGGCCGGCGTCGTTCGCGATCGTCGAGGTGACGGATGCGGTGCGCAAGCAGGTGGGCGAGCTCGTCAAGAAGGCGGTCGGCTGA
- a CDS encoding dicarboxylate/amino acid:cation symporter has translation MSSTSTTAHPPAPLSRARRILGSFGFQITAALVLGVVLGLIARQLGPSADGADNALAETLATIGSSYVALLKTAVVPLILTAIIASIAQLRRVQNAARLAGQTLLWFAITAAVAVTIGILLGVTLQPGSRVDTGALETAEPSRVGTWWDFLIGLVPQNFLGLTVSTRASAEGDLTSTVGFNVLQVIVVAIALGVAALKLGKRAAPFLEFTESALKVIQKALWWIIRIAPIGTVGLLGNAVVQYGWEKLGTLGWFVVAIYIGLALVLFVVYPTLVKLHGLSIRQYFSGVWPAVQLGFVSRSSMGTLPLTQRVTERNLGVPREYASFAVPFGTTTKMDGCAAIYPAISAIFVAQFFGIELQIVHFVLIALVSIVGSAATAGTTGATVMLTLTLSTLGLPLEGVGLLLAVDPILDMGRTAVNVAGQALVPTIVAKREGILDLELYNAERSGLPFADDSDDAVADASAGSGADPASGAPSDERRAPVPTA, from the coding sequence GTGTCCTCCACGTCGACCACAGCCCACCCGCCGGCGCCGCTCTCGCGCGCCCGCCGGATCCTCGGATCGTTCGGTTTCCAGATCACCGCAGCGCTCGTGCTCGGCGTCGTGCTGGGCCTCATCGCCCGACAGCTCGGCCCGAGCGCCGACGGCGCCGACAACGCGCTCGCCGAGACGCTCGCCACGATCGGCTCGAGCTACGTGGCACTGCTGAAGACGGCCGTGGTGCCGCTCATCCTGACCGCGATCATCGCCTCGATCGCGCAGCTCCGCCGCGTGCAGAACGCCGCCAGGCTCGCCGGCCAGACGCTGCTGTGGTTCGCCATCACCGCTGCCGTCGCCGTGACGATCGGCATCCTGCTCGGCGTCACGCTGCAGCCCGGCTCGCGCGTCGACACGGGCGCGCTCGAGACCGCCGAGCCCAGCCGCGTCGGCACCTGGTGGGACTTCCTGATCGGCCTCGTGCCGCAGAACTTCCTCGGCCTGACCGTCTCGACCCGGGCGTCGGCCGAGGGCGACCTCACGTCGACCGTGGGCTTCAACGTGCTGCAGGTGATCGTCGTCGCGATCGCGCTCGGCGTCGCCGCGCTCAAGCTCGGCAAGCGCGCCGCGCCGTTCCTCGAGTTCACCGAGTCGGCGCTCAAGGTGATCCAGAAGGCGCTGTGGTGGATCATCCGCATCGCCCCGATCGGCACCGTCGGCCTGCTCGGCAACGCGGTCGTGCAGTACGGCTGGGAGAAGCTCGGCACCCTCGGCTGGTTCGTGGTCGCGATCTACATCGGCCTCGCGCTCGTGCTGTTCGTCGTCTACCCGACGCTGGTGAAGCTGCACGGGCTCTCGATCCGGCAGTACTTCTCGGGCGTCTGGCCGGCCGTGCAGCTCGGGTTCGTCAGCCGCTCCTCGATGGGCACGCTGCCGCTCACGCAGCGCGTCACCGAGCGCAACCTCGGCGTGCCGCGCGAGTACGCGTCGTTCGCCGTGCCCTTCGGCACCACCACCAAGATGGATGGCTGCGCGGCGATCTACCCCGCGATCTCCGCCATCTTCGTCGCCCAGTTCTTCGGCATCGAGCTGCAGATCGTGCACTTCGTGCTCATCGCGCTCGTCTCGATCGTCGGCTCGGCCGCGACCGCGGGCACCACCGGCGCCACGGTCATGCTCACGCTGACGCTGTCGACCCTGGGCCTGCCGCTCGAGGGAGTCGGCCTGCTCCTGGCCGTCGACCCGATCCTCGACATGGGCCGCACCGCCGTGAACGTGGCCGGCCAGGCGCTCGTGCCGACGATCGTCGCGAAGCGCGAGGGCATCCTCGACCTCGAGCTCTACAACGCCGAGCGCTCGGGGCTGCCGTTCGCCGACGACTCCGACGACGCGGTGGCGGATGCGTCCGCCGGCTCGGGTGCGGACCCCGCCTCGGGCGCGCCCTCCGACGAGCGGCGCGCACCCGTGCCGACCGCCTGA
- a CDS encoding LLM class flavin-dependent oxidoreductase — protein MRKRIGFLSFGHYRDVPGSRVPTPGDSLRMHVDLAVAAEEAGMDGAWVRVHHFDQSLATPYPLLAAMGARTSTLELGTGVIDLRYEQPLAMAEIASATDLLAGERLQLGISRGSPERAVDGQERFGLPQPEGVSWSDLARDRADHVRRALRGEPQATSALAADLGKAPDLPVEPHSPGLADRLWWGAGNHASGLWAGEHGYNLLSSTLLTQDDGRPFHVQQADQVRGYLEVHARAGHRIRPRTAVTRSAFPFFSDDDRRYFGLADERNDGQGRIEGDLVRGGPTYAGEPEHVAKRLLADDAVQAADTVLFALPSQLGYDYNAHLLTSLVAVARDLGWQEG, from the coding sequence ATGCGCAAACGGATCGGGTTCCTCTCCTTCGGCCACTACCGCGACGTGCCCGGCTCGCGCGTGCCGACCCCCGGCGACTCGCTGCGCATGCACGTCGACCTCGCGGTCGCCGCCGAAGAAGCAGGCATGGACGGCGCTTGGGTGCGCGTGCACCACTTCGACCAGTCGCTCGCGACGCCCTACCCGCTGCTTGCGGCGATGGGCGCCCGCACCTCGACGCTCGAGCTCGGCACCGGCGTGATCGACCTGCGCTACGAGCAGCCGCTGGCGATGGCCGAGATCGCGAGCGCCACCGACCTGCTGGCCGGCGAGCGGCTGCAGCTGGGCATCTCGCGCGGCTCGCCCGAGCGAGCCGTCGACGGCCAGGAGAGGTTCGGGCTGCCGCAGCCCGAGGGCGTCAGCTGGTCTGATCTCGCCCGCGACCGCGCCGACCACGTGCGTCGGGCCCTGCGGGGCGAGCCGCAGGCCACCTCGGCGCTGGCCGCCGACCTCGGCAAGGCGCCCGACCTGCCCGTCGAGCCGCACTCCCCCGGCCTCGCCGACCGGCTCTGGTGGGGTGCCGGCAACCACGCCTCCGGGCTTTGGGCGGGTGAGCACGGCTACAACCTGCTCTCGTCGACGCTGCTGACGCAGGACGACGGGCGCCCCTTCCACGTGCAGCAGGCCGACCAGGTGCGCGGCTACCTCGAGGTGCACGCGCGGGCGGGCCACCGCATCCGCCCCCGCACCGCCGTGACGCGCAGCGCGTTCCCGTTCTTCAGCGACGACGACCGGCGCTACTTCGGGCTCGCCGACGAGCGCAACGACGGGCAGGGGCGCATCGAGGGCGACCTGGTGCGAGGCGGCCCCACGTACGCGGGCGAGCCCGAGCACGTCGCGAAGCGGTTGCTCGCCGACGACGCGGTGCAGGCGGCCGACACGGTGCTCTTCGCGCTGCCCAGCCAGCTCGGCTACGACTACAACGCCCACCTGCTCACGTCGCTCGTCGCGGTCGCGCGCGACCTGGGGTGGCAGGAGGGCTGA
- a CDS encoding DUF4232 domain-containing protein, protein MTRADPTPVDRRAGCTARTAVPMAALVCAAAALLTACGPAPDPRPEPTASAAIVEDSAPAAAPVPHESELAPGFDSPPDTAAVPDASLTADELTALLRVPATAALRPETCAADGVDIELWGYDVAAGSRFSTLRVTNTSAEPCSVAGFPGVGARGEWGSGFLILAEQDPIDSGDGSPVTLAPGAAASAPIRWTGALAGAHDERISLLVVQLAQGQEPLRVAPTISAESMMGGDSGEPHEATMDVGMLTTVRVGSFSAA, encoded by the coding sequence ATGACGCGCGCCGATCCGACCCCCGTCGACCGGCGCGCCGGCTGCACCGCCCGAACGGCGGTGCCGATGGCAGCGCTCGTCTGCGCCGCGGCCGCGCTGCTGACCGCCTGCGGGCCCGCGCCCGACCCGAGGCCCGAGCCCACCGCGTCTGCCGCGATCGTCGAGGACAGCGCTCCCGCCGCGGCGCCCGTGCCGCACGAGAGCGAGCTGGCGCCGGGCTTCGACAGCCCGCCCGACACCGCGGCCGTGCCCGACGCGTCGCTGACCGCCGACGAGCTGACCGCGCTGCTGCGCGTGCCGGCGACTGCGGCGCTGCGGCCCGAGACCTGCGCGGCCGACGGCGTCGACATCGAGCTGTGGGGCTACGACGTCGCAGCCGGCAGCCGGTTCTCGACGCTGAGGGTCACGAACACGTCGGCCGAGCCGTGCAGCGTCGCGGGCTTCCCCGGCGTCGGCGCGCGCGGCGAGTGGGGCAGCGGCTTCCTCATCCTGGCCGAGCAGGATCCGATCGACTCGGGCGACGGCTCGCCCGTCACGCTCGCACCGGGTGCCGCGGCCAGCGCGCCGATCCGCTGGACGGGTGCGCTCGCCGGCGCGCACGACGAGCGCATCTCGCTGCTCGTCGTACAGCTGGCGCAGGGGCAGGAGCCGCTGCGCGTCGCGCCGACGATCAGCGCCGAGTCGATGATGGGCGGCGACAGCGGCGAGCCGCACGAGGCCACGATGGACGTGGGGATGCTGACCACCGTGCGCGTCGGATCGTTCAGCGCGGCGTGA
- a CDS encoding type 1 glutamine amidotransferase domain-containing protein, whose product MADITGKKVAFVLTDGFEDSELTSPWEAVQGAGALPTLIAPKDGQVEGKKGHTQTVDAVAKQVKASDFDALVLPGGVVNADHLRMDEDAVALVRGFVEQGKPIGVICHGAWILIEAGAVSGRTITSYPSLKTDLENAGATWVDQEVATDNGLVSSRTPDDLPAFNAKIVEEFAEGLHQR is encoded by the coding sequence ATGGCTGACATCACAGGCAAGAAGGTCGCGTTCGTGCTGACGGACGGCTTCGAGGACTCCGAGCTCACCAGCCCCTGGGAGGCCGTGCAGGGCGCCGGCGCGCTGCCGACCCTCATCGCCCCGAAGGACGGTCAGGTCGAGGGCAAGAAGGGCCACACCCAGACGGTGGATGCGGTGGCCAAGCAGGTGAAGGCATCCGACTTCGACGCCCTGGTGCTGCCGGGCGGCGTCGTGAACGCCGACCACCTGCGCATGGACGAGGACGCGGTCGCGCTCGTGCGCGGCTTCGTCGAGCAGGGCAAGCCGATCGGCGTCATCTGCCACGGCGCGTGGATCCTGATCGAGGCCGGCGCCGTCTCGGGCCGCACGATCACCAGCTACCCGAGCCTGAAGACCGACCTCGAGAACGCGGGCGCCACCTGGGTCGACCAGGAGGTCGCGACCGACAACGGGCTGGTGTCGAGCCGCACGCCCGACGACCTGCCGGCGTTCAACGCGAAGATCGTCGAGGAGTTCGCCGAGGGGCTGCACCAGCGCTGA
- a CDS encoding alpha/beta hydrolase: protein MTADPVLQAAAGGPRPAVAPPLRPALVELARSLPPLTGVDDIPRYRVAGKGRRVPIGQTAAELGLEAVELRLGGMPATALRPAGELRGRVLFLHGGGMVGGDRSSGADLLARHAAELGIEVLALDYPLAPEHSLDAMTDAVLTAVRAVAGLPLVLAGHSGGGGLAAAVALTARDADVPLDGLLLSCPMVGGAGTPSRAQFAADPSWGAGSDAAAWSAVLAGAEQARPGERDDLHGLPPTYLDVGAAELFRDDVLAFAARLLAAGNQAELHVWSGAFHASDCLVEEATVSIEAHRARREWLRRLLEGGL, encoded by the coding sequence GTGACCGCCGACCCTGTGCTCCAGGCCGCCGCCGGCGGGCCGCGGCCGGCCGTCGCCCCGCCGCTGCGACCTGCGCTGGTCGAGCTCGCGCGCTCCCTCCCGCCGCTGACCGGTGTCGACGACATCCCTCGCTACCGCGTCGCGGGGAAGGGCCGACGCGTGCCGATCGGGCAGACGGCCGCCGAGCTCGGCCTCGAGGCGGTCGAGCTGCGGCTCGGCGGCATGCCGGCCACCGCGCTGCGCCCCGCGGGCGAGCTGCGCGGCCGGGTGCTCTTCCTGCACGGCGGCGGCATGGTGGGCGGCGACCGCTCCTCCGGGGCCGACCTGCTCGCACGGCACGCCGCCGAGCTCGGCATCGAGGTGCTCGCGCTCGACTACCCGCTCGCGCCCGAGCACTCGCTCGATGCGATGACGGATGCGGTGCTGACGGCCGTGCGCGCCGTGGCCGGGCTGCCGCTCGTGCTCGCCGGGCACAGCGGCGGCGGCGGGCTCGCGGCGGCGGTGGCGCTCACTGCCCGTGACGCCGACGTGCCGCTCGACGGGCTGCTGCTGTCGTGCCCGATGGTCGGCGGCGCCGGCACGCCGTCGCGCGCCCAGTTCGCGGCCGACCCGTCGTGGGGCGCCGGCAGCGACGCGGCGGCATGGTCGGCCGTGCTCGCAGGTGCCGAGCAGGCCCGCCCGGGCGAGCGAGACGACCTGCACGGCCTGCCGCCCACCTACCTCGACGTCGGCGCGGCCGAGCTCTTCCGCGACGACGTGCTGGCCTTCGCCGCCCGCCTGCTGGCGGCGGGCAACCAGGCGGAGCTGCACGTGTGGTCGGGGGCCTTCCACGCATCCGACTGCCTGGTCGAGGAGGCGACGGTGTCGATCGAGGCGCACCGCGCCCGCCGCGAGTGGTTGCGGCGCCTGCTCGAGGGCGGGCTGTAG
- the nagB gene encoding glucosamine-6-phosphate deaminase: MEIVITEAERIGALVADEVQALLERRPDAVLGLATGSSPLRAYDVLAARVAAGTVSFAGARGFMLDEYVGLPADDPRSYRSVIDAELVSRVDFAPGAVLGPDGTASDLDAACAAYEREVAAAGGVDLQILGVGTTGHIAFNEPSSSLASRTRVKTLTAQTRRDNARFFDGDVDAVPRHCLTQGLGTILESRHAVVIATGFAKAVAVREMVEGAISARWPCTALQLHPKVTVLVDQAAASGLELTDYYREVAEHRDAVR; this comes from the coding sequence ATGGAGATCGTCATCACCGAGGCCGAGCGGATCGGCGCGCTCGTCGCCGACGAGGTGCAGGCGCTGCTCGAGCGGCGGCCCGACGCCGTGCTGGGCCTCGCCACCGGCTCGAGCCCGCTGCGCGCCTACGACGTGCTCGCGGCGCGGGTCGCCGCGGGCACCGTCTCGTTCGCGGGCGCTCGCGGGTTCATGCTCGACGAGTACGTCGGGCTGCCGGCCGACGACCCGCGCTCCTACCGCTCGGTGATCGACGCCGAGCTCGTCTCGCGCGTGGACTTCGCGCCCGGGGCCGTGCTCGGGCCCGACGGCACCGCATCCGACCTCGACGCCGCCTGCGCGGCCTACGAGCGCGAGGTCGCCGCGGCCGGGGGCGTCGACCTGCAGATCCTGGGCGTCGGCACGACCGGGCACATCGCCTTCAACGAGCCGTCGTCGTCGCTCGCGTCGCGCACCCGCGTGAAGACGCTCACCGCCCAGACGCGGCGCGACAACGCCCGCTTCTTCGACGGCGACGTCGACGCGGTGCCCCGCCACTGCCTCACCCAGGGGCTGGGCACGATCCTCGAGTCGCGGCACGCGGTCGTCATCGCGACCGGCTTCGCGAAGGCCGTGGCGGTGCGCGAGATGGTCGAGGGCGCGATCTCGGCGCGGTGGCCGTGCACGGCGCTGCAGCTGCACCCGAAGGTGACGGTGCTCGTCGACCAGGCGGCCGCGTCGGGGCTCGAGCTGACCGACTACTACCGCGAGGTGGCCGAGCACCGGGATGCGGTGCGGTGA
- a CDS encoding N-acetylmannosamine-6-phosphate 2-epimerase: protein MRTTGSETLEQLRGGMVVSCQAYPGEPMRDAETMARIARAAVAGGAAGIRLQGIADLRAAADLEVPVIGLWKDGADGVFITPTLRHALAVAEAGADVVAIDGTRRERPDGLSLAGTIAALRAEHDVLVMADCGSLDDAIAAEAAGADILGTTLAGYTGERPKTEGPDLALIAEIAARCALPIMAEGRIHTPAHAAAALAAGATSVCVGTAITHPTTITGWFVAAIEEGRH from the coding sequence ATGCGGACGACGGGCAGCGAGACCCTCGAGCAGCTGCGGGGCGGCATGGTGGTCTCCTGCCAGGCCTACCCGGGCGAGCCCATGCGCGACGCCGAGACGATGGCGCGCATCGCCCGCGCAGCGGTGGCGGGCGGTGCAGCCGGGATCCGGCTGCAGGGCATCGCCGACCTGCGCGCGGCCGCCGACCTCGAGGTGCCCGTGATCGGGCTCTGGAAGGACGGCGCCGACGGCGTCTTCATCACGCCCACGCTGCGGCACGCGCTCGCGGTCGCCGAGGCGGGCGCCGACGTGGTGGCGATCGACGGCACCCGCCGCGAGCGGCCCGACGGGCTGAGCCTCGCCGGCACCATCGCAGCGCTGCGCGCCGAGCACGACGTGCTCGTCATGGCCGACTGCGGCTCGCTCGACGACGCGATCGCCGCAGAGGCCGCCGGCGCCGACATCCTCGGCACGACGCTGGCCGGCTACACCGGCGAGCGGCCGAAGACCGAGGGCCCCGACCTCGCGCTGATCGCCGAGATCGCGGCGCGCTGCGCGCTGCCGATCATGGCCGAGGGCCGCATCCACACCCCGGCGCACGCGGCAGCGGCACTCGCCGCCGGCGCGACGAGCGTCTGCGTCGGCACGGCCATCACGCATCCGACCACCATCACCGGATGGTTCGTCGCCGCCATCGAGGAGGGCAGGCACTGA
- a CDS encoding ROK family protein: MTDGRHGDGSLGDRSLGDGRHGDGSLGDAVLAVDIGGTKTAVALLDGEHAVLAMAQAPTPGADGPDAIIGTVVALAQQVVERAPGARVVATGVGTAGTVDVDRGAIVWATETLADWAGTPLAASLRSRLAPLVGDAPVQVQNDVDAHALGELRRGAAAGARSALMVAVGTGIGASVIVDGRVLRGHRHVAGAFAHVPVGAAGLRCTCGRVGHLEAIGGGLGLHRHYLALGGDRSVADARGVAGRAPHDPIARRAVADSAAAVGRAIAGAATLLDPELVVLSGGVVAAGAVWWAPMESALRTELIEVLHDLPVVAGSLGGAAPLHGAAAAAWEMVGA, encoded by the coding sequence ATGACCGACGGCCGGCACGGCGACGGTTCGCTGGGCGATCGCAGCCTCGGCGACGGCCGCCACGGCGACGGCTCGCTCGGCGACGCCGTGCTCGCCGTCGACATCGGCGGCACGAAGACCGCGGTCGCACTGCTCGACGGCGAGCACGCCGTGCTGGCCATGGCGCAGGCGCCGACGCCCGGCGCCGACGGACCCGATGCGATCATCGGCACGGTCGTGGCGCTGGCGCAGCAGGTCGTCGAGAGGGCGCCCGGCGCCCGTGTCGTGGCGACCGGCGTCGGCACCGCCGGCACCGTCGACGTCGATCGCGGCGCGATCGTGTGGGCCACCGAGACGCTCGCCGACTGGGCAGGCACGCCGCTCGCAGCCTCGCTGCGCTCGCGGCTCGCGCCCCTGGTCGGCGACGCACCCGTGCAGGTGCAGAACGACGTCGACGCGCACGCGCTCGGCGAGCTGCGCCGCGGCGCGGCCGCCGGCGCGCGCAGCGCCCTGATGGTCGCCGTCGGCACCGGCATCGGCGCCTCCGTCATCGTCGACGGCCGCGTGCTGCGCGGACACCGCCACGTCGCGGGCGCGTTCGCGCACGTGCCCGTCGGCGCCGCGGGCCTGCGGTGCACCTGCGGCCGCGTCGGCCATCTCGAGGCCATCGGCGGCGGCCTGGGCCTGCACCGGCACTACCTCGCGCTCGGCGGCGATCGATCGGTAGCGGATGCGCGGGGCGTGGCAGGGCGCGCACCGCACGACCCGATCGCGCGCCGCGCCGTCGCCGACTCGGCCGCCGCCGTCGGCCGCGCGATCGCGGGCGCGGCGACCCTGCTCGACCCGGAGCTCGTGGTGCTGAGCGGCGGCGTGGTCGCCGCGGGCGCCGTCTGGTGGGCGCCGATGGAGTCGGCGCTGCGGACCGAGCTGATCGAGGTGCTGCACGACCTGCCGGTCGTCGCCGGCAGCCTCGGCGGAGCCGCACCGCTGCACGGCGCGGCCGCAGCGGCGTGGGAGATGGTGGGGGCATGA